One stretch of Miscanthus floridulus cultivar M001 chromosome 18, ASM1932011v1, whole genome shotgun sequence DNA includes these proteins:
- the LOC136520687 gene encoding nuclear pore complex protein NUP98A-like isoform X2 yields the protein MFGSTNPFGQSSTSPFGQTSFGTPQGFGQSSTAANNPFAPKPFGSPTTTFGAQTGSSLFATTSTGAFGQQQSTPAFGTTSTGAFGLQQSTPTFGTPSSSPFGSSTPAFGASPTPAFGATSSGSLFGQKPSFGGFGSSHSQSSPFGSTFQQTQPTFGSSTFGSSTTPAFGTTTTPAFGTTTPAFGTTTTPAFSASTTPAFGSTSTSLFGASSTPAFGSTAFGTSSTGFGTSGTTAFGVSSTTPGFGSSSTPSFGTSASAFGFGSSPSFGQTTVSSGSTPFGTTPSPFGAPAPAFGSQTAAPAFGQPQFANQAGGTRIKPYSQTPDVDSATSGTQPAAKLDSISAMPEYKDKSHEELRWEDYQRGDKGGPNTSGTPAVAPSFPSSMPQNAFVSTSNPNPFNQPATNPFSTNNLFAPKPASTITSPFSTSSFNNVSVASSSPFTSSSSTTMFGQTGVSTFPANNSPSLFGNTNPAPSTSSLFGTSMTNNSSPFGTGSSLANTRSAPLFSSAFAQQTSSTPAFSSGSLFGSTNPGGLFSSSGPSLFPTSTFQPSPPAQTSNIFSFQPAIQPASTGGFPGFSNTTNQALMGQPTPSQSSMVMQPAPVSNPFGTLPAMPQMSIGNGGSSPSVQYGISSLPVAEKPLPSRSLSMAVPRHLSQRRIKLLPRKYNPISDSKVPFFAADEESPATLKADAFFIPRENPRNLVIRPIEQWPSRRETDRQSTLKNATDLNKYKDVSTESERGKSAMSPSIRPPAVENDNQHEARAMVQHGNGNVTSVERLLPKLPRADYFTEPSIEEIAAKERAEAGYCGRVRDFVVGRHGYGSIKFLGETDVRCLDLESIVEFNNREVIVYKDDNKKPPVGEGLNKAAEVTLLNIKCVNKKTGEQYYEGARVERYREMLVKKAEEQGAEFVSFDAAKGEWKFRVKHFSAYGLW from the exons ATGTTCGGCTCCACCAACC CATTCGGGCAGTCGTCCACGAGCCCATTTGGCCAGACCTCATTTGGAACTCCGCAGGGATTCGGCCAGTCTTCCACTGCTGCCAACAATCCCTTTGCCCCAAAACCGTTTGGCAGCCCAACGACAACTTTTGGGGCACAGACTGGAAGCTCGCTCTTTGCAACTACATCCACTGGTGCCTTTGGCCAGCAGCAATCCACTCCCGCATTTGGCACAACATCTACTGGTGCCTTTGGCCTGCAGCAATCCACTCCCACATTTGGCACCCCATCCTCCTCTCCGTTTGGGAGCTCCACACCAGCCTTTGGTGCGTCCCCCACTCCTGCCTTTGGTGCCACATCCTCTG GATCTTTGTTCGGACAGAAGCCAAGTTTTGGGGGTTTTGGGTCATCTCATAGCCAGTCAAGTCCTTTTGGTAGCACGTTCCAGCAAACACAACCAACATTTGGCAGCAGCACTTTTGGTTCATCAACTACGCCGGCGTTTGGTACCACGACTACGCCTGCATTTGGCACAACTACGCCAGCCTTTGGCACCACAACTACACCTGCCTTCAGTGCATCGACTACCCCAGCATTTGGTTCAACATCAACATCTTTATTTGGTGCTTCTAGCACACCAGCATTTGGTTCTACAGCCTTTGGTACATCTTCTACTGGTTTTGGAACTTCAGGGACTACAGCATTTGGTGTAAGTAGTACTACTCCAGGTTTTGGATCTTCAAGCACACCTTCATTTGGCACATCAGCTAGCGCATTCGGTTTTGGTTCTTCACCATCTTTTGGACAAACAACAGTTTCCTCTGGTAGCACTCCCTTTGGAACAACTCCGTCACCTTTTGGTGCACCAGCTCCTGCATTTG GCTCACAGACAGCAGCGCCAGCTTTTGGACAACCACAATTTGCTAACCAAGCTGGAGGAACCAGAATAAAACCTTATTCTCAAACACCAGATGTTGACAGTGCTACTAGTGGTACTCAGCCTGCTGCAAAACTTGATTCCATATCAGCAATGCCTGAATACAAAGACAAGAGTCATGAAGAATTGAGGTGGGAAGACTACCAGCGTGGAGACAAGG GTGGACCAAACACTTCTGGAACTCCAGCAGTGGCACCTAGCTTTCCATCATCAATGCCACAGAATGCTTTTGTTTCGACAAGCAATCCCAATCCATTTAACCAGCCTGCCACAAACCCATTTTCAACAAACAATCTATTTGCTCCTAAGCCTGCTTCAACTATTACTTCACCATTCAGCACCTCATCATTTAACAATGTATCAGTTGCAAGTTCGAGCCCATTCACATCATCCAGTAGTACCACAATGTTTGGGCAAACAGGTGTTTCTACATTTCCAGCAAATAATTCGCCATCATTATTTGGAAATACCAATCCTGCTCCTTCTACATCGTCATTATTTGGCACATCAATGACGAATAATTCAAGTCCATTCGGCACTGGCTCATCGTTGGCTAACACTCGGTCAGCCCCACTATTTTCATCAGCATTTGCTCAACAGACATCAAGTACACCGGCTTTCTCCTCTGGGAGCCTATTTGGGTCAACTAATCCTGGTGGTCTGTTTAGCAGTAGCGGTCCTTCACTTTTTCCAACA TCAACATTTCAGCCATCTCCCCCTGCTCAAACTTCTAACATATTCTCCTTCCAACCTGCAATTCAACCAG CTTCTACAGGTGGATTCCCTGGTTTTTCCAACACTACGAATCAGGCCTTGATGGGACAGCC AACTCCTAGCCAGTCCAGTATGGTCATGCAGCCTGCTCCTGTTTCAAATCCATTTGGGACGCTTCCAGCAATGCCTCAGATGTCCATTGGGAATGGTGGATCTTCACCTTCAGTTCAATATGGAATATCAAGTTTGCCG GTTGCTGAGAAGCCTCTTCCAAGTAGATCATTGTCCATGGCGGTTCCTAGGCATTTGTCACAGAGAAGGATAAAACTGCTCCCGAGAAAATATAATCCAATATCTGATAGCAAG GTTCCATTCTTTGCTGCTGATGAAGAATCTCCAGCAACACTGAAGGCGGATGCTTTTTTCATCCCTAGAGAGAACCCAAGGAATCTGGTAATTCGTCCAATTGAGCAGTGGCCTTCGCGGAGAGAAACTGACCGGCAATCGACTTTGAAGAATGCCActgatttgaacaaatataaag ATGTTTCCACTGAAAGTGAGCGTGGTAAGTCTGCCATGTCACCAAGCATCAGGCCTCCTGCAGTGGAAAATGACAATCAGCATGAGGCCAGGGCCATGGTTCAGCATGGGAATGGAAATGTTACTTCAGTCGAGAGGTTGTTGCCTAAGCTTCCACGTGCAGATTACTTCACAGAGCCTAGTATAGAGGAGATTGCGGCCAAAGAACGTGCGGAGGCAGGCTACTGTGGCCGGGTGAGGGACTTTGTCGTGGGGCGACATGGCTACGGTAGCATCAAGTTTCTGGGGGAGACGGACGTGAGGTGCCTGGATCTGGAGTCAATCGTGGAGTTCAACAACCGGGAGGTGATTGTGTACAAGGACGACAACAAGAAGCCCCCTGTGGGTGAGGGGCTGAACAAGGCCGCGGAGGTGACTCTACTGAACATCAAGTGTGTAAACAAGAAGACCGGGGAGCAGTACTACGAGGGGGCAAGGGTGGAGAGGTACAGGGAGATGCTGGTGAAGAAGGCGGAGGAGCAGGGTGCAGAGTTTGTGTCCTTCGATGCTGCCAAGGGAGAATGGAAGTTCAGGGTAAAGCACTTCAGCGCCTATGGGCTTTGGTGA